In the Deinococcus ficus genome, one interval contains:
- a CDS encoding RIO1 family regulatory kinase/ATPase encodes MSARHHWDEDDRDFSAVQTIRRKRTKPQGRRRLADLTNDDESGDDRDDLIRRLTDLGLLTEVVAELKSGKEATAYVARTPKGTALLKIYRDLAARSFKNDAVYREGQVILDERAKRAMDSRSRRGLEFLQQDWVMAEYARLWHLWAAGLNVPEPLVGPTPFEYSATPPAVLMRLIGTEDHPAPRLSEARLTPDEARAAWAQAVQGMADLLRLGYAHGDYSTYNLLWWENTVIMIDFPQLTTRQNPNFRDLLRRDAESLAVSFRRHGIHESGETTLREVQRRALGPGPEPRMVLP; translated from the coding sequence GTGAGCGCCCGCCACCACTGGGACGAGGACGACCGCGACTTCAGCGCCGTCCAGACCATCCGCCGCAAGCGGACGAAACCGCAGGGCCGCCGCCGACTGGCCGACCTGACCAACGATGACGAGAGCGGCGACGACCGCGACGACCTCATCCGCCGCCTGACCGACCTGGGCCTCCTGACCGAAGTCGTGGCGGAACTCAAGAGCGGCAAGGAAGCGACCGCCTACGTGGCCCGCACGCCGAAAGGCACCGCCCTGCTCAAGATCTACCGCGACCTCGCCGCGCGCAGCTTCAAGAACGACGCCGTGTACCGCGAGGGACAGGTGATCTTGGACGAACGCGCCAAACGCGCCATGGACAGCCGCAGCCGCCGCGGCCTGGAATTCCTGCAGCAGGACTGGGTGATGGCCGAGTACGCCCGCCTGTGGCACCTGTGGGCCGCCGGCCTGAACGTGCCCGAACCGCTGGTCGGCCCGACGCCCTTCGAGTACAGCGCCACGCCCCCCGCCGTGCTGATGCGCCTGATCGGGACCGAGGATCACCCCGCCCCGCGCCTGAGCGAGGCCCGACTGACCCCCGACGAAGCCCGGGCCGCCTGGGCGCAGGCCGTGCAGGGCATGGCCGACCTGCTGCGGCTGGGCTACGCGCACGGGGACTACAGCACCTACAACCTTCTGTGGTGGGAGAACACCGTGATCATGATCGATTTTCCACAACTCACGACCCGGCAGAACCCGAACTTCCGTGACCTGCTGCGCCGCGACGCCGAGAGCCTGGCGGTCAGCTTCCGCCGGCACGGCATTCACGAGTCCGGCGAGACCACCCTGCGCGAGGTGCAGCGCCGCGCCCTGGGCCCCGGGCCCGAGCCGCGCATGGTGCTGCCCTGA
- a CDS encoding prepilin-type N-terminal cleavage/methylation domain-containing protein: MKQPQSTQGFTLLEMLVTLAVLGILLSIGFMSAAGWREKLRADNFLAELTSDFNVSRTRTLATGQVRRIRLVDARNYVIETAATKSGPWTVIRTSTYSKPILDFPNTITREYVFSSRGFVETYNQTGQLTSSTTIKALLGSGLKTISVTALGIARRE; the protein is encoded by the coding sequence ATGAAGCAACCGCAGTCCACCCAGGGGTTCACGCTGCTGGAAATGCTGGTCACCCTGGCCGTCCTGGGCATCCTTCTCTCGATTGGCTTCATGTCGGCAGCCGGATGGCGCGAGAAGCTCCGGGCTGACAACTTTCTCGCTGAGCTCACCAGTGACTTCAATGTTTCACGTACACGAACCCTGGCGACCGGCCAGGTGCGACGCATCCGGCTGGTGGACGCGCGGAACTACGTGATCGAGACCGCCGCCACCAAGTCCGGCCCCTGGACCGTGATCCGCACCTCCACCTATTCCAAGCCGATCCTGGATTTCCCCAATACGATTACCCGCGAGTACGTCTTCTCCTCCAGAGGGTTCGTGGAGACCTACAACCAGACCGGTCAGCTAACATCCTCGACCACCATCAAGGCGCTGCTGGGCAGCGGACTCAAGACGATCTCGGTCACGGCCCTGGGCATCGCGAGGCGCGAATGA
- a CDS encoding ABC transporter substrate-binding protein: MTRIKPALLLGFAVTFASCAGAQTRTVNIGLGYLPNVQFTPFYVADRLGYFKAEGITVKFQHGYVSELMPLLLSGRLDFVVGDPEDAVFARNQGRDVKYVLAMYQKNPVTVFSTKPLSGAASLKGKTLGIPGPFGSSYHAVKALLDSAKLTEGRDVKLASVGFTQLDAVRAGRVDAAAGYVNNEVVQLRAAGQRVYTLDTTAAYPMVGVGMITRDQNLKSDLARRVVRASQRGMKFTIASPAQAFKVAQPVFGAGGGTLDILKASVPLMSSAYTAQNGLGANNPAAWDKAIAALVKQGHLRAGTKASAFYTNALITRALK, translated from the coding sequence ATGACGCGCATCAAGCCCGCTCTCCTGCTGGGGTTCGCCGTGACGTTCGCCTCGTGCGCGGGCGCGCAGACGCGGACCGTGAACATCGGCCTGGGGTACCTGCCGAACGTGCAGTTCACGCCGTTCTACGTCGCGGACCGGCTGGGGTACTTCAAGGCCGAGGGCATCACCGTGAAGTTCCAGCATGGATACGTGTCCGAGCTGATGCCGCTGTTGCTGAGCGGCAGGCTGGATTTCGTGGTCGGCGACCCCGAGGACGCCGTGTTCGCCCGGAACCAGGGGCGGGACGTGAAGTACGTGCTCGCGATGTACCAGAAAAATCCGGTGACGGTCTTCAGCACCAAGCCGCTGTCCGGGGCGGCCAGCCTGAAAGGCAAGACGCTGGGCATCCCGGGGCCGTTCGGGAGCAGCTACCACGCCGTCAAGGCGCTGCTGGACAGCGCGAAGCTGACAGAAGGCCGGGACGTGAAGCTGGCCAGCGTGGGCTTCACGCAGCTGGACGCCGTGCGGGCCGGCCGGGTGGACGCCGCCGCCGGGTACGTGAACAACGAGGTCGTGCAGCTGCGCGCCGCCGGGCAGCGGGTGTACACGCTGGACACCACCGCCGCCTACCCGATGGTGGGCGTGGGCATGATCACCCGCGACCAGAACCTGAAGTCCGACCTGGCGCGGCGGGTCGTGCGGGCCAGCCAGCGCGGCATGAAGTTCACGATCGCCTCGCCGGCGCAGGCGTTCAAGGTGGCGCAGCCGGTGTTCGGCGCGGGCGGCGGCACACTGGACATCCTGAAGGCCAGCGTGCCGCTGATGAGCAGCGCGTACACCGCCCAGAACGGCCTGGGCGCGAACAACCCGGCCGCGTGGGACAAGGCCATCGCGGCGCTGGTCAAGCAGGGCCATCTGCGGGCCGGCACGAAAGCCTCGGCGTTCTACACGAACGCCCTGATCACCCGCGCCCTGAAGTAA
- a CDS encoding NAD-dependent epimerase/dehydratase family protein, whose amino-acid sequence MDILVLGGTRFVGRHIVEAFLAAGHAVSVFTRGTSPDSDLPGAEHLRGDRNGGDAGHAALRGRTWDACVDVSGYTPRQLHASTGLLRGQVKQYVFVSTVSVYAEQGRHPIREDDPLFPPAADDVTEVTGETYGPLKVRCEQIVQEAFGPACVILRPQLVAGPGDYTARYPYWPDRVARGGTVLAAGADADFMQVIDARDLARFAVTAVEENLSGVFNMAGPRVGWREFLTMQGAVDVHWTTPEALERAGVEFTELPIYLPANGEQGGIMDVSNDRARAAGLTLTDPLATAQDTRAWSAPRDTVYSFTPEREAEVLALLGVEDARTS is encoded by the coding sequence ATGGACATCCTGGTACTGGGCGGTACCCGCTTCGTCGGGCGGCACATCGTGGAAGCGTTCCTGGCGGCCGGGCATGCGGTCAGCGTGTTCACGCGCGGCACCTCCCCGGATAGCGACCTGCCCGGCGCAGAGCACCTGCGCGGCGACCGCAACGGCGGCGACGCCGGGCACGCCGCCCTGCGCGGCCGCACCTGGGACGCCTGCGTGGACGTGAGCGGCTACACCCCACGGCAACTGCACGCCAGCACGGGCCTGCTGCGGGGCCAGGTCAAGCAGTACGTGTTCGTCAGCACCGTCAGCGTGTACGCCGAGCAGGGCCGCCACCCCATCCGCGAGGACGACCCGCTGTTCCCGCCCGCCGCAGACGACGTGACGGAGGTCACCGGCGAGACATACGGGCCCCTCAAGGTCCGCTGCGAACAGATCGTGCAGGAGGCTTTCGGGCCGGCGTGTGTGATCCTGCGCCCGCAGCTGGTCGCCGGCCCCGGCGACTACACCGCCCGCTACCCGTACTGGCCGGACCGCGTGGCCCGCGGCGGGACCGTCCTGGCGGCCGGCGCGGACGCGGACTTCATGCAGGTCATCGACGCCCGCGACCTTGCCCGCTTCGCCGTCACCGCCGTCGAGGAGAACCTCAGCGGCGTTTTCAACATGGCCGGGCCCCGCGTGGGCTGGCGGGAATTCCTGACCATGCAGGGGGCCGTCGACGTTCACTGGACCACCCCTGAGGCCCTGGAACGGGCGGGCGTGGAGTTCACCGAGCTGCCCATCTACCTGCCGGCGAACGGCGAGCAGGGCGGCATCATGGACGTCAGCAACGACCGCGCCCGGGCCGCCGGCCTGACCCTCACCGACCCGCTCGCGACCGCGCAGGACACCCGCGCCTGGAGTGCGCCCCGCGACACCGTCTACAGCTTCACGCCGGAGCGCGAGGCGGAAGTGCTGGCCCTGCTGGGCGTGGAGGACGCACGCACGTCCTGA
- a CDS encoding S9 family peptidase, whose amino-acid sequence MTDSPVVAPVARPESLLALQFPSDPQVSPDGRRVAFVLSRVEEEEPLKPQKDWARPRYRSHIWLSGGGAARAFTAGEGRDHSPRWSPDGQTLAFVRDGAGRQGQLYLLPVAGGEARRATGFRNGVQGLQWSPDGRFIAFLTLADDEDKRDERGEARVITRARYRFNGLDWLPEVPARLWLYDVQGNEVREWYAPAVGLSAFQWRPDSSGVLLVGSRDDLEASQWRNEVFELPLDGAARQLTDWRASIQAVVPHTDGGFVLVGREAGQRNTRYAHLYRFAPDGSWAEVDAGRDFPLGNLVGGDCHVGTMPDSPAWLDDGTLLVLGTVRGSAGLFRIGMDGAVAAQDHDPEGVIAAFTARGGGVALLRESASRFPEVELNGVRVTDLNAALPFPARVPQRVTFPTGLGEGEGWVLLPDGEGPVPALLNIHGGPHTDYGHAFTHEFQLMVARGYAVCYSNPRGSVGYGQAWVDDIHGRWGTVDQADLLAFFDRCLEAAPRLDGGRTGVMGGSYGGFMTNWITAHTDRFQVAVTDRSICNLISFGGTSDIGLRFWDDELGLNFHRRADQARLWEMSPLQYVENVRTPTLIVHSVLDHRCPIEQAEQWYAALTLHGVPVRFVRFPGEDHELSRSGRPDRRLTRLHEYLNWLDRWLNPKEQPELPARETAAA is encoded by the coding sequence ATGACCGACAGCCCGGTGGTGGCCCCGGTGGCCCGTCCTGAAAGCCTGCTTGCCCTGCAGTTCCCGAGTGATCCTCAGGTGTCGCCGGATGGGCGGCGGGTGGCGTTCGTGCTGTCGCGGGTGGAGGAAGAAGAACCCTTGAAGCCGCAGAAGGACTGGGCGCGGCCCCGTTACCGTTCGCACATCTGGTTGTCGGGGGGCGGGGCGGCGCGAGCGTTCACGGCCGGGGAGGGACGGGACCATTCGCCGCGCTGGTCGCCGGACGGGCAGACGCTGGCGTTCGTGCGGGACGGCGCGGGCCGGCAGGGGCAGCTGTATCTGCTGCCGGTGGCGGGCGGCGAGGCGAGGCGCGCCACGGGGTTCCGGAACGGGGTGCAGGGGCTGCAGTGGAGTCCGGACGGGCGGTTCATCGCGTTCCTGACCCTGGCGGACGATGAGGACAAGCGGGATGAGCGGGGGGAGGCGCGGGTGATCACCCGGGCGCGGTACCGCTTCAATGGCCTGGACTGGTTGCCGGAGGTGCCGGCGCGGCTGTGGCTGTACGACGTGCAGGGGAACGAGGTGCGGGAGTGGTACGCGCCGGCGGTGGGGCTGAGTGCGTTCCAGTGGCGGCCGGATTCGAGTGGGGTGCTGCTGGTGGGCAGCCGGGATGACCTAGAGGCGAGCCAGTGGCGGAACGAGGTGTTCGAGCTGCCGCTGGACGGGGCCGCGCGGCAGCTCACGGACTGGCGGGCGTCCATTCAGGCGGTGGTGCCGCACACAGACGGCGGGTTCGTGCTGGTGGGCCGGGAGGCGGGGCAGCGGAACACCCGGTACGCGCACCTGTACCGGTTCGCGCCGGACGGTTCGTGGGCGGAGGTGGATGCCGGGCGGGATTTCCCGCTGGGGAACCTGGTGGGCGGGGACTGCCACGTGGGGACCATGCCGGATTCACCCGCGTGGCTGGATGACGGAACGCTGCTGGTGCTGGGGACCGTGCGCGGCAGCGCGGGGCTGTTCCGGATCGGCATGGACGGGGCGGTGGCGGCACAGGATCACGATCCGGAGGGCGTGATCGCGGCGTTCACGGCGCGGGGGGGCGGGGTGGCGCTGCTGCGGGAGAGCGCGTCCCGGTTCCCGGAGGTGGAGTTGAACGGCGTGCGCGTCACGGACCTGAATGCGGCGCTGCCGTTCCCGGCGCGGGTGCCGCAGCGCGTGACCTTCCCGACCGGACTCGGGGAGGGCGAGGGCTGGGTGCTGTTGCCGGACGGAGAGGGGCCGGTGCCGGCGCTGCTGAACATTCACGGCGGGCCGCACACCGATTACGGGCACGCGTTCACGCACGAGTTCCAACTGATGGTCGCGCGCGGCTACGCGGTGTGTTACAGCAATCCGCGCGGGTCGGTGGGGTACGGGCAGGCCTGGGTGGACGACATTCACGGCCGCTGGGGCACCGTGGATCAGGCGGACCTGCTGGCCTTCTTCGACCGCTGCCTGGAGGCCGCGCCGCGCCTGGACGGGGGACGCACGGGCGTGATGGGCGGCAGTTACGGCGGGTTCATGACGAACTGGATCACGGCGCACACCGACCGCTTCCAGGTGGCGGTGACGGACCGCAGCATCTGCAACCTGATCAGTTTCGGCGGGACCAGCGACATCGGGCTGCGGTTCTGGGACGACGAGCTGGGCCTGAACTTCCACCGCCGGGCGGACCAGGCGCGGCTGTGGGAGATGAGCCCGCTGCAGTATGTGGAGAACGTACGCACGCCCACGCTGATCGTGCACAGCGTGCTGGACCATCGCTGCCCGATCGAGCAGGCCGAGCAGTGGTACGCCGCCCTGACGCTGCACGGCGTGCCGGTGCGTTTCGTGCGCTTCCCGGGCGAGGACCATGAGCTGAGCCGCTCGGGCCGCCCGGACCGGCGCCTGACGCGCCTGCACGAGTACCTGAACTGGCTGGACCGCTGGCTGAACCCGAAGGAGCAGCCGGAACTGCCCGCCCGGGAGACCGCCGCGGCCTGA
- a CDS encoding alpha/beta fold hydrolase: MPGATLRGVQGGSGPALPLLFLHAGVADSRAWEAQLTHFARARRVGAFDARGYGHTTAEPTPFSPTADILAVMEAAGLDRAVLVGNSNGGRHALDFTLAHPERVAGLVLVGPAVGGAPEFTAWPDAVLHVDALGEAAEAAGDLDRLNEIEAWMWLDGPGCPEGRVTGPVRTLFLDMNGRALRTPAPPATPPETPAYPRLAEVTCPALVVVGDLDLPHIRQASEHAAQRMPHAALEVMPGVAHLPALEAPEAFNARLDRYLQAL, translated from the coding sequence GTGCCCGGCGCCACGTTGCGCGGCGTGCAGGGCGGCAGCGGCCCCGCGCTCCCCCTGCTGTTCCTGCATGCCGGCGTGGCCGACTCCCGCGCCTGGGAGGCGCAGCTCACGCACTTTGCCCGGGCGCGGCGGGTCGGCGCCTTCGACGCCCGCGGATACGGGCACACCACCGCCGAGCCCACGCCCTTCTCCCCCACCGCCGACATCCTGGCGGTCATGGAAGCGGCCGGCCTGGACCGGGCGGTGCTGGTGGGCAACTCGAACGGCGGGCGGCACGCGCTGGACTTCACGCTGGCCCACCCGGAGCGCGTGGCCGGCCTGGTGCTGGTCGGGCCGGCGGTGGGCGGCGCGCCGGAATTCACGGCGTGGCCGGACGCGGTCCTGCACGTGGACGCCCTGGGGGAGGCGGCCGAGGCGGCCGGCGACCTGGACCGCCTGAACGAGATCGAGGCCTGGATGTGGCTGGACGGCCCCGGCTGCCCGGAAGGCCGCGTGACGGGCCCGGTCCGGACGCTGTTTCTGGACATGAACGGCCGCGCGCTGCGCACCCCGGCGCCGCCCGCCACCCCGCCGGAGACGCCCGCCTACCCCCGGCTGGCGGAGGTGACCTGCCCGGCCCTGGTGGTGGTGGGCGATCTGGACCTGCCGCACATCCGGCAGGCCAGTGAGCACGCGGCGCAGCGGATGCCGCACGCCGCCCTGGAGGTGATGCCGGGCGTGGCGCACCTGCCGGCGCTGGAGGCTCCGGAGGCCTTCAATGCCCGGCTGGACCGGTATCTTCAGGCGCTGTGA
- a CDS encoding PilW family protein — protein sequence MSFSKPQRSTPAQVQAGFTLVELLVAAALSLIVLGLLLNMLVTTGSVKARSALQLSVDESMRASLELMSMDLRESMGPRVVRAGGSLPGGLATFASGNTSFSVTRMAAENIFRVDAPPGYPTSNAYNNSSTTRIISPNSASKDCDDVFTGGEYALVTTGSASNWVKLHDTNPCTSPATPAVLHPATTITFPYTPQTILGRVDVIHYAIQTVDGVASLTRQIAGGDVQVVAPDITAMQIEYSADGATFAATPVQPVAVRITLTGQRSSGQRSSALTLSSTVFMRDIAVPAPVGAP from the coding sequence ATGTCCTTCAGTAAGCCCCAAAGGTCTACCCCCGCCCAGGTTCAGGCGGGCTTCACCCTGGTCGAACTGCTCGTCGCTGCCGCCCTTTCCCTGATCGTGCTTGGCCTCCTGCTCAACATGCTTGTCACCACGGGGAGCGTGAAGGCCCGCAGCGCCCTGCAGCTGAGCGTGGATGAGAGCATGCGAGCCTCTCTGGAACTGATGAGCATGGACCTGCGGGAATCCATGGGCCCCCGCGTCGTCCGGGCCGGAGGGAGCCTGCCCGGCGGTCTGGCGACGTTCGCTTCCGGGAACACCAGCTTCTCCGTGACGCGGATGGCGGCGGAGAACATCTTCCGTGTGGATGCTCCGCCCGGCTACCCCACCAGCAACGCATACAACAACAGTTCCACCACCCGGATCATCAGCCCGAACTCTGCCAGCAAAGACTGTGACGATGTCTTCACCGGCGGCGAGTATGCCCTGGTCACCACCGGCAGCGCCTCGAACTGGGTCAAACTGCACGACACCAACCCCTGCACCAGTCCCGCCACCCCCGCCGTGCTTCACCCGGCGACCACCATCACGTTCCCGTACACCCCGCAGACGATCCTCGGCCGCGTGGACGTCATTCACTACGCGATCCAGACTGTGGACGGCGTGGCCTCGCTGACCCGTCAGATCGCCGGTGGGGACGTGCAGGTCGTCGCTCCCGACATCACCGCCATGCAGATCGAATACTCGGCTGACGGGGCCACCTTCGCTGCAACGCCCGTGCAGCCTGTCGCTGTCCGGATCACGCTGACGGGCCAACGCAGCAGCGGCCAGCGCAGCTCGGCCCTTACCCTTTCATCCACTGTATTCATGCGGGACATCGCGGTGCCCGCCCCCGTAGGTGCCCCATGA
- a CDS encoding DUF4900 domain-containing protein, protein MKQHPPTNRPPRTGGYVVVTALVMMVVLMLLASIILTGSVAGVQQAGGHSGLIRARAAAEAGQARAAFTLSESMVPGIDAVLNPYATQFLQQGQNAANTQIIPNLQFGTVITQLNAMTGTSQSGTVNGADFTTTISFSNFRFDPGSYNPQGLGQQYYVDYLVTSQGQSGAFNRNVEVNGTLRISMGRAPLNQYLLLADDGGSQEENFFGTGMNYDGPVQINKNWMFAGSPVFSMGAKTAASTVKMRTCNGRTASWDAVAKQATNCTTPNWGGYGLQYNAPEIQLPQNSFSQARASLGLPATVLTNPSRSERCVALGITSCTTTQPAAGVYLPNPANGNKAGIYVQGNAEVRLSVQNGNQIYTIVQGNQTTTISVAYPNGPTVVTRPDGTTETRSNYVPNGQLFVQGSITSLKGPARTGALPNPLPANNAVPPQIPPAIASESQLNIAAATDIVVQGDLTYQTNPITTPSANNILGLIAGSGSVRVGTSAPNDLYMHGALLAGANGQGFKVDNYDSGNPRGSIHLLGSLAESKEPPRGRAGFASNGTVTIQNGYGDAFNFDQRFISGAKSPPFFPGTSIFSAQTALPSQRDWTEE, encoded by the coding sequence ATGAAGCAGCACCCCCCCACCAACCGTCCACCGCGTACCGGCGGCTACGTCGTTGTTACCGCACTCGTCATGATGGTCGTTCTGATGCTGCTGGCGTCCATTATTCTGACCGGAAGCGTCGCCGGTGTGCAGCAGGCCGGCGGTCACTCCGGCCTCATCCGCGCCCGGGCTGCCGCTGAAGCTGGGCAGGCCAGAGCGGCCTTTACGCTCAGTGAGTCCATGGTGCCTGGCATTGATGCTGTCCTCAACCCGTATGCCACGCAGTTCTTGCAGCAGGGACAGAATGCTGCCAACACGCAGATCATCCCGAACCTTCAATTCGGCACGGTGATCACTCAACTCAACGCCATGACCGGCACCTCCCAGAGCGGGACGGTCAACGGTGCAGATTTCACCACCACCATCAGCTTTAGTAACTTCAGATTTGACCCTGGTTCGTACAACCCTCAGGGGCTGGGACAGCAGTACTACGTGGATTACCTGGTGACCTCACAAGGCCAGTCCGGCGCGTTCAACCGCAACGTTGAAGTGAACGGCACCCTTCGGATCAGCATGGGGCGTGCCCCACTCAACCAGTACCTCCTGCTGGCCGACGACGGAGGAAGCCAGGAAGAGAACTTCTTTGGGACTGGCATGAACTACGACGGCCCCGTGCAGATCAACAAGAACTGGATGTTCGCCGGCTCTCCCGTCTTCAGCATGGGCGCCAAGACCGCAGCCTCCACCGTGAAGATGCGTACATGTAATGGCCGGACCGCAAGCTGGGACGCTGTTGCCAAGCAGGCCACGAACTGCACCACGCCCAACTGGGGCGGTTACGGCCTCCAGTACAACGCACCGGAAATTCAGCTTCCTCAGAACAGCTTCTCTCAGGCCCGTGCTTCCTTGGGTCTGCCAGCCACGGTCCTGACCAACCCTTCGAGAAGCGAACGGTGTGTCGCCCTGGGCATCACGTCCTGCACCACCACCCAGCCTGCCGCGGGCGTGTACCTGCCCAACCCAGCCAACGGGAACAAGGCCGGAATCTACGTTCAGGGCAATGCTGAGGTTCGCCTGAGCGTACAGAACGGAAATCAGATCTACACCATCGTGCAGGGCAACCAGACGACGACCATCTCCGTGGCCTACCCGAACGGCCCGACGGTCGTGACCCGGCCCGACGGCACGACGGAAACGCGCAGCAATTACGTTCCCAATGGCCAATTGTTCGTGCAGGGCAGCATCACCAGCCTGAAGGGTCCGGCCCGGACGGGCGCCCTGCCCAACCCGCTCCCGGCCAACAATGCCGTCCCCCCTCAGATCCCCCCCGCCATCGCCTCGGAATCCCAGTTGAACATCGCTGCTGCCACGGACATCGTGGTGCAGGGCGACCTGACCTACCAGACCAACCCCATCACCACCCCGTCAGCCAACAATATCCTTGGGTTGATCGCCGGCAGTGGCAGCGTACGGGTGGGTACGTCCGCCCCTAACGACCTTTACATGCACGGCGCCTTGCTGGCTGGAGCCAACGGACAAGGTTTCAAGGTCGACAACTACGATAGTGGCAACCCGCGCGGAAGCATCCACCTGCTCGGAAGCCTTGCGGAGAGTAAGGAACCGCCACGTGGCAGGGCGGGATTTGCCAGCAACGGCACGGTCACCATCCAGAACGGTTACGGAGACGCCTTCAACTTCGATCAGCGGTTTATCAGCGGTGCGAAGTCTCCTCCCTTCTTCCCCGGGACCTCGATTTTCTCCGCCCAGACCGCCCTGCCCAGCCAACGGGACTGGACCGAAGAATAA
- a CDS encoding NAD-dependent epimerase/dehydratase family protein — protein sequence MHGCGHAVSVLSRGGQPAALPDGVEPLTGDREGPDHGVGALRRRTWDACVDLSGYLPRSVRASVEALPDVRRYVYVSAVATYRDPPAGPVTEAFPQRALVPDDAAPRVADLDNRTYGPFKVRCERLVQAAFGPRATVLRPQVVTGPGDPTRRYTYWLARAARPGPMLAPGTGQDHLQVIDVRDVARFTRRVLEEDLGGAFNLAGPRLPWAEFIGLTGAPDPVWIGADRLEAAGLTLSKLPLFRPAGSPLAGLMHVSSDRAQAAGLTLTDPLTTIRDTTPTALRTDHPDALSPQEEAALLRAARDA from the coding sequence CTGCACGGGTGCGGGCACGCGGTCAGCGTGCTGTCCCGCGGCGGCCAGCCAGCGGCCCTGCCGGACGGCGTGGAGCCCCTGACCGGTGACCGGGAAGGCCCGGATCACGGCGTGGGCGCCTTGCGGAGGCGCACCTGGGACGCCTGCGTGGACCTGAGCGGATACCTGCCCCGCAGCGTGCGCGCCAGCGTGGAGGCCCTGCCGGACGTCCGGCGGTACGTGTACGTGAGTGCCGTCGCCACGTACCGCGACCCGCCCGCCGGCCCCGTCACCGAGGCCTTCCCGCAGCGCGCCCTGGTGCCCGACGACGCTGCGCCTCGCGTGGCAGACCTTGACAACCGCACCTACGGCCCCTTCAAGGTCCGTTGCGAGCGGCTGGTGCAGGCCGCCTTCGGGCCGCGCGCCACGGTGCTGCGCCCACAGGTCGTCACCGGCCCCGGCGACCCCACCCGGCGCTACACGTACTGGCTGGCCCGCGCCGCGCGGCCCGGGCCGATGCTCGCGCCCGGCACCGGCCAGGACCACTTGCAGGTGATCGACGTGCGCGACGTTGCCCGCTTCACGCGGCGCGTGCTGGAAGAGGACCTCGGCGGGGCGTTCAACCTGGCCGGGCCGCGCCTCCCCTGGGCGGAGTTCATCGGCCTGACCGGCGCGCCCGATCCCGTCTGGATCGGCGCGGACCGGCTGGAAGCCGCAGGGTTGACGCTCTCGAAACTGCCGCTGTTCCGCCCGGCCGGCAGCCCCCTGGCGGGCCTGATGCATGTCAGCAGCGACCGCGCCCAGGCGGCCGGCCTGACCCTCACCGACCCGCTCACGACCATCCGCGACACCACGCCCACCGCCCTTAGAACGGACCACCCGGACGCGCTGAGCCCCCAGGAGGAAGCCGCCCTGCTGCGCGCCGCCCGGGACGCCTGA
- a CDS encoding HAD family hydrolase, protein MTPDETPRPVRAVLFDLDGTLHDRPGTVRHWLEGHTRRFGLGAGYAARFLELDDFGYRSKRLVFPQLIREFGLDLAPDVLFADFDTALDDARPMPHAHEVLEALRARGLKVGIVTNGWVDAQTRCLNRCDLTGRVDDVVISRAVGLSKPDPRIYALALERLGVPAAETWFVGDSPRNDVAGPQTAKLRAAFLPTGHALNGERPDAVLRDLRDVLSLFPAP, encoded by the coding sequence GTGACGCCCGACGAAACTCCCCGGCCGGTCCGCGCCGTTCTCTTCGATCTGGACGGCACCCTGCACGACCGTCCCGGCACCGTGCGCCACTGGCTGGAAGGGCACACCCGCCGTTTCGGGCTGGGGGCCGGGTACGCCGCGCGCTTCCTGGAACTGGACGACTTCGGGTACCGGTCCAAGAGGCTGGTGTTCCCACAGCTGATCCGGGAATTCGGGCTGGACCTTGCCCCGGACGTGCTGTTCGCCGATTTCGACACGGCCCTGGACGACGCCCGGCCCATGCCACACGCCCACGAGGTGCTGGAGGCGTTGCGGGCGCGGGGACTGAAGGTGGGCATCGTGACGAACGGCTGGGTGGACGCCCAGACCCGCTGCCTGAACCGCTGCGACCTGACCGGGCGGGTGGACGACGTGGTCATCAGCCGCGCGGTGGGGCTGTCCAAACCGGACCCGCGCATCTACGCCCTGGCCCTGGAGCGCCTGGGGGTGCCGGCCGCGGAGACGTGGTTCGTGGGCGATTCACCCCGGAACGATGTCGCGGGGCCGCAGACGGCCAAACTGCGGGCCGCGTTCCTGCCCACCGGCCACGCCCTGAACGGGGAGCGGCCGGACGCGGTGCTCCGGGACCTGCGGGACGTCCTGTCCCTGTTCCCGGCGCCGTGA